In Treponema primitia ZAS-2, a genomic segment contains:
- a CDS encoding MFS transporter, with translation MATLLLCIIYLAFISLGLPDSLLGSAWPVMHRDFAVPLYFAGMVSAAVTGGTVISSLLSSRVIRRFGTGRVTALSVALTAIGLLGFSLMPSFYWFVVFALPLGLGAGAIDTGLNNFVALNYKARHMNWLHCFWGIGAGLSPVIMSWFISEGEQWRHGYRTVSFVLMGIALVLSATLFLWKPFEAKHQATTEGPGAPGQKNIFRIPGVKAALLGFFSYVSMEGIIGVWGPTYLVMRRGINPNTAAQWLSLYFLSLTIGRFLSGFVSAFLNNIKLIYLGCLFIALGVIFLALPLPPVFLLLAFLLIGFGYAPVFPSMLHETPRRFGPAVSQAIMGWQFALSYIGASCTPMLTGLIISRISMGLYPFLFVIYLAVLAGSTAFIGVLEKQGKLANKLDPQ, from the coding sequence TTGGCAACATTGTTACTGTGCATTATCTATCTCGCCTTCATCAGCCTGGGCCTGCCCGATTCGCTTCTGGGGTCCGCATGGCCGGTGATGCACCGGGATTTCGCGGTCCCCCTCTACTTTGCGGGGATGGTTTCCGCTGCGGTCACCGGGGGGACCGTTATATCCAGCCTGCTCAGCAGCCGGGTGATACGCCGTTTCGGGACCGGCCGGGTAACGGCGCTGTCCGTAGCCTTGACCGCCATTGGGCTTTTGGGGTTCAGCCTCATGCCGTCTTTTTACTGGTTTGTCGTTTTTGCCCTGCCCCTGGGATTGGGTGCCGGGGCCATAGACACGGGGCTGAACAATTTTGTGGCCCTCAATTACAAAGCCCGGCACATGAACTGGCTCCACTGCTTCTGGGGCATAGGGGCGGGCTTGAGCCCGGTGATCATGTCCTGGTTCATTTCTGAGGGGGAACAGTGGCGTCACGGGTACCGGACGGTTTCCTTCGTCCTGATGGGAATAGCCCTGGTATTGAGCGCCACCCTTTTCCTCTGGAAGCCCTTTGAAGCAAAACATCAGGCAACAACGGAAGGCCCGGGGGCGCCGGGGCAAAAAAACATTTTCCGTATACCTGGAGTTAAGGCCGCGCTTCTGGGTTTCTTTTCCTACGTGTCCATGGAGGGGATCATCGGCGTTTGGGGGCCCACGTATCTGGTTATGCGCCGGGGGATAAACCCCAATACCGCAGCCCAATGGCTGTCCCTGTACTTTCTGAGCCTCACCATAGGCCGGTTTTTATCAGGATTTGTGAGCGCCTTCCTCAATAATATAAAACTGATCTACCTGGGCTGCCTCTTTATTGCCCTGGGGGTAATCTTTCTTGCCCTGCCCCTGCCGCCGGTCTTTTTGCTCCTTGCCTTTCTGCTCATCGGCTTCGGTTATGCGCCGGTTTTCCCCTCCATGCTCCACGAAACCCCCCGGCGTTTCGGCCCTGCCGTTTCCCAGGCCATCATGGGCTGGCAGTTCGCCCTGTCCTACATCGGCGCTTCCTGTACTCCCATGCTCACCGGTTTGATCATCTCCCGGATCAGCATGGGGCTCTACCCCTTTCTGTTCGTGATCTACCTGGCCGTGCTGGCGGGAAGTACTGCGTTTATCGGGGTGCTGGAAAAACAGGGGAAACTGGCAAATAAACTTGACCCACAATAA